The Oceanispirochaeta sp. M1 genome has a window encoding:
- a CDS encoding spore photoproduct lyase family protein encodes MINKLTQFQDSREYLALNDEDKYFLNRLCGDWQFSVQQIRQIIRVGRDLETWSEGSLSQLWGDPVPQKTGDRNEKEKRYRGFCESWETLKNIPKDYKGFSPGKITIPKPGFKALDDERQILGDCPVASIKTRCCNLKTLDAVAGCGFDCSYCSIQSFYTGNTILFHKDLKQKLKALNLDPDKKYHIGTGQSSDSLMWGNKNGLLDDLCVFARENPNVILELKTKSDNVNELLDMDVPPNILLTWSLNTQTVIDAEERLTVSLIKRLEAARKSADRGLPVGFHLHPMVWYKDWEGEYADLFTSLTALFRPEEVVTVSIGTLTFIKPVLKKLRERPIHSKILQMPLEEAAGKLSYPHPIKLELFTAAYEGLKAWQKDVFFYMCMEDPELWQPIFGKAYESNADFEEDMIYNYNHKISEIYNRRK; translated from the coding sequence ATGATTAACAAATTAACACAATTTCAGGACAGCAGGGAATACCTTGCACTGAATGATGAAGATAAATATTTTCTTAATCGTCTCTGTGGAGACTGGCAGTTTTCAGTCCAGCAGATAAGGCAGATTATTCGTGTTGGACGGGATCTTGAGACCTGGTCGGAAGGTTCGCTGTCCCAACTCTGGGGAGATCCTGTTCCACAGAAGACAGGAGACAGAAACGAGAAAGAGAAGCGCTACAGGGGATTCTGTGAATCATGGGAAACTCTGAAGAATATCCCCAAAGATTACAAAGGGTTCAGCCCGGGAAAAATCACAATTCCCAAACCGGGATTCAAGGCCCTTGATGATGAGCGTCAGATACTGGGAGACTGCCCTGTAGCCTCCATAAAGACCCGATGTTGTAATCTCAAAACCCTGGATGCGGTGGCGGGCTGCGGCTTTGACTGCTCTTACTGCTCCATTCAATCCTTCTATACAGGTAATACGATCCTCTTTCATAAAGATCTGAAACAGAAACTGAAGGCTCTGAACCTTGATCCTGATAAAAAATATCACATAGGTACCGGTCAGTCCTCAGACTCCCTGATGTGGGGGAATAAAAACGGTCTGCTTGATGACCTGTGTGTGTTTGCAAGAGAGAATCCCAATGTGATTCTCGAACTCAAGACAAAATCGGATAATGTAAATGAACTTCTGGACATGGATGTCCCCCCCAATATACTGCTCACCTGGTCACTGAACACCCAGACCGTAATAGATGCGGAAGAGCGGCTGACGGTATCACTGATAAAACGCCTGGAAGCTGCACGGAAGTCGGCTGATAGAGGTCTGCCTGTGGGTTTCCATCTCCACCCCATGGTCTGGTATAAAGACTGGGAAGGGGAATATGCAGATCTGTTTACATCACTCACTGCACTTTTCAGACCGGAAGAGGTGGTGACAGTATCTATAGGGACCCTGACCTTTATCAAACCGGTACTTAAAAAACTCAGGGAGCGTCCTATTCACAGCAAGATTCTACAGATGCCTCTTGAGGAAGCCGCAGGAAAACTGTCCTACCCGCATCCCATTAAACTGGAGCTTTTCACAGCCGCCTATGAGGGGCTGAAAGCCTGGCAGAAGGATGTATTTTTCTATATGTGCATGGAAGATCCTGAACTCTGGCAGCCGATTTTCGGAAAAGCCTATGAAAGCAATGCTGATTTTGAAGAAGATATGATCTATAATTACAATCATAAAATCTCGGAGATTTATAACAGGAGAAAATGA
- a CDS encoding NusG domain II-containing protein has product MKLRFFDIVALIFSLTVFLLFTAYGRSLNKDEGYVIIESSGDQLIYPLSQERSITLEGPIGESVILIEQGTARFFSSECDDDLCVQMGEIHGSGEWAACLPNRIFLYTGGFEEDQGVDSGVY; this is encoded by the coding sequence ATGAAGCTTCGTTTCTTCGACATAGTCGCCCTGATTTTTTCTCTTACAGTTTTTCTACTGTTTACAGCTTACGGGCGCAGTCTCAATAAAGATGAAGGTTATGTCATCATCGAAAGTTCGGGTGATCAGCTGATCTACCCTCTGTCTCAGGAGAGAAGTATTACACTGGAGGGACCCATAGGAGAATCAGTTATTCTTATCGAACAGGGAACCGCCCGTTTCTTCTCATCTGAATGTGATGATGATTTATGTGTTCAAATGGGTGAAATACACGGTTCCGGAGAATGGGCGGCATGTCTTCCCAACAGGATTTTTCTCTATACCGGTGGGTTTGAGGAAGACCAGGGGGTGGACAGTGGCGTTTACTGA
- a CDS encoding Gx transporter family protein, whose product MAFTEKKLNRIALLGAFSMFLSTIEYLFPRPIPFMRLGLANLPVILALEILPAPSYFLLVLMKVLGQALVNGTLASYVFLFSLTGSFASALVMWLCYKGLRPRITFIGISIMGALTSNMAQIVLSITFIFGASAWRILPLFLGIGLVSGVFIGIFAQRFSDKSRWWKAMKEESVLQEEAEL is encoded by the coding sequence GTGGCGTTTACTGAAAAAAAACTGAACAGAATAGCACTGCTGGGTGCTTTCAGCATGTTTCTATCTACAATTGAATATCTCTTTCCCCGTCCCATACCTTTTATGAGACTGGGACTTGCTAATCTGCCGGTGATTCTGGCATTGGAAATCCTGCCGGCCCCGTCCTATTTTCTGCTGGTTTTGATGAAGGTTCTGGGACAGGCCCTTGTAAACGGCACCCTGGCTTCCTATGTTTTCCTTTTTTCCCTTACAGGCTCCTTTGCCAGTGCTCTGGTTATGTGGCTCTGTTATAAAGGGCTGAGGCCGAGAATTACCTTTATTGGAATATCAATAATGGGCGCTCTTACCAGTAATATGGCCCAGATCGTCCTCTCCATTACATTTATCTTTGGAGCCTCCGCCTGGAGAATCCTCCCACTTTTTCTGGGGATAGGTCTGGTTTCGGGAGTCTTTATAGGGATCTTCGCACAGCGTTTCTCAGACAAGTCCCGCTGGTGGAAGGCAATGAAAGAGGAATCAGTCCTCCAAGAGGAGGCAGAACTGTGA